From a single Pseudomonas triticicola genomic region:
- a CDS encoding TenA family transcriptional regulator, producing MEAASYPAWAQQLIKDCSESKRRVVEHELYQRMRDNRLSAKTMRQYLIGGWPVVEQFALYMAQNLTKTRFARHPGEDMARRWLMRNIRVELNHADYWMHWSRAHGVSLEDLQAQQVPPELHALSHWCWHTSSADSLIVAIAATNYAIEGATGEWSAVVCSTGVYAAAFPEEDRKRAMKWLKMHAQYDDAHPWEALEIICTLAGMNPSKALQAELRQAICKSYDYMYLFLERCMQLETSERLLVNRERRTVTES from the coding sequence ATGGAAGCTGCAAGTTATCCTGCCTGGGCGCAACAGCTCATCAAGGATTGCAGCGAGAGCAAGCGCCGGGTTGTCGAACATGAACTTTATCAGCGCATGCGCGACAACAGACTCAGCGCGAAAACCATGCGCCAGTACCTCATCGGCGGCTGGCCGGTGGTCGAGCAGTTTGCCTTGTACATGGCGCAGAACCTGACCAAGACCCGCTTCGCCCGCCATCCCGGCGAAGACATGGCGCGGCGCTGGCTGATGCGCAACATCCGCGTCGAACTCAACCATGCCGACTACTGGATGCACTGGAGCCGCGCCCATGGCGTCAGCCTCGAAGATCTCCAGGCCCAGCAAGTGCCGCCGGAGCTGCATGCTCTGAGTCATTGGTGCTGGCACACCAGCTCGGCGGATTCGCTGATCGTGGCGATTGCCGCGACCAACTATGCGATCGAGGGGGCGACCGGGGAGTGGTCAGCGGTGGTCTGCTCGACCGGGGTCTACGCGGCAGCGTTCCCGGAAGAGGACCGCAAGCGCGCGATGAAGTGGTTGAAGATGCATGCCCAGTACGACGATGCCCACCCGTGGGAAGCGCTGGAAATCATCTGCACCCTCGCCGGCATGAACCCGAGCAAGGCGTTGCAGGCCGAGCTACGGCAGGCAATTTGCAAGAGTTATGACTACATGTATCTGTTTCTGGAGCGGTGCATGCAGCTGGAGACTTCGGAGCGCTTGCTGGTCAACCGCGAGCGCCGGACCGTAACCGAAAGCTGA
- a CDS encoding GGDEF domain-containing protein: MKSPSQTHAIDFDSAKLQRLGFGQLPALIERPTSLAQLRQQMSLQLQTSLEPQRILGLFFREIQRLVPLDALSYVHQASDLRLEFGARGHHSVSYTLSHEGEHMGELVFRRNQRFNDKEQGDLESLLSCLLYPMRNALLYRAATQSALRDPLTGAGNRVAMEQTLQREIDMSRRHAQPLSVLMLDIDHFKRVNDDHGHGAGDEVLRAIAASIKAQLRNVDMVFRYGGEEFLILLSNTGREAAAMVGERLRQATQSEEYFADGQLIEITVSLGCSTLLPGESADSLLRRADSALYVAKREGRNRLAMAG; the protein is encoded by the coding sequence ATGAAATCTCCTTCCCAGACCCATGCAATCGACTTTGACAGTGCCAAATTGCAGCGCCTGGGCTTCGGTCAACTACCGGCGCTGATCGAGCGCCCGACCAGCCTGGCGCAACTGCGTCAGCAAATGAGCCTGCAACTGCAAACCAGCCTGGAGCCTCAGCGCATCCTTGGCCTGTTCTTCCGCGAAATCCAACGCCTGGTGCCACTGGACGCCCTGAGCTATGTGCATCAGGCCAGCGACTTGCGCCTGGAGTTCGGCGCGCGCGGCCACCACTCGGTCAGCTACACCCTGAGCCACGAAGGCGAGCACATGGGCGAGTTGGTCTTCCGCCGCAATCAGCGTTTCAACGACAAGGAACAGGGCGACCTCGAGTCGCTGCTGTCCTGCCTGCTGTACCCGATGCGCAACGCCCTGCTCTATCGCGCCGCGACCCAGAGTGCCTTGCGCGACCCGTTGACCGGTGCTGGCAACCGGGTAGCCATGGAGCAGACCTTGCAGCGCGAGATCGACATGTCGCGCCGTCATGCGCAACCGCTGTCGGTGCTGATGCTCGACATCGACCACTTCAAACGGGTCAACGATGACCACGGTCATGGTGCCGGCGATGAGGTGCTCAGAGCCATTGCCGCGTCGATCAAGGCGCAACTGCGCAACGTCGACATGGTGTTCCGTTATGGCGGCGAAGAGTTTCTGATCCTGCTGTCCAACACCGGTCGCGAAGCGGCGGCGATGGTCGGCGAGCGTTTGCGCCAGGCGACGCAGTCGGAGGAATACTTTGCCGATGGCCAGTTGATCGAGATCACCGTGAGCCTGGGATGCTCGACGTTACTGCCGGGCGAGTCGGCGGACAGCTTGCTGCGCCGGGCCGACAGTGCGCTCTATGTCGCAAAGCGCGAGGGGCGGAACCGGCTGGCGATGGCTGGCTGA
- a CDS encoding YciK family oxidoreductase: protein MFDYTARPELLKDRVILVTGAGRGIGAAAAKTYAAHGATVLLLGKTEANLTEVYDAIEAAGHPQPAVIPFNLETALPHQYDELAAMIETEFGHLDGLLHNASIIGPRTPIEQLSGENFMRVMQVNVNAMFMLTSTLLPLLKLSQDASVVFTSSSVGRKGRAYWGAYGVSKFATEGLMQTLADEVEGVAPVRSNSINPGGTRTSMRAQAYPGENPLNNPTPEEIMPVYLYLMGPDSAGVNGQAFNAQ, encoded by the coding sequence ATGTTTGATTACACCGCTCGCCCTGAATTGCTCAAGGATCGGGTCATTCTGGTCACCGGTGCCGGGCGCGGCATCGGCGCGGCTGCGGCGAAAACCTATGCCGCCCACGGTGCCACCGTGTTGCTGCTGGGCAAGACCGAAGCCAATCTGACCGAGGTCTACGACGCAATCGAAGCAGCGGGCCACCCGCAACCGGCGGTCATCCCGTTCAACCTCGAGACCGCCCTGCCCCATCAATATGATGAGCTGGCGGCGATGATCGAAACCGAGTTCGGCCACCTCGACGGCCTGCTGCACAACGCTTCGATCATTGGCCCGCGCACGCCGATCGAACAATTGTCCGGCGAAAACTTCATGCGCGTCATGCAGGTCAACGTCAACGCGATGTTCATGCTGACCAGCACACTGCTGCCGCTGCTCAAGCTGTCCCAGGATGCCTCGGTGGTGTTCACCTCCAGCAGCGTCGGGCGCAAGGGTCGCGCGTACTGGGGCGCTTACGGCGTGTCGAAATTCGCCACCGAAGGCCTGATGCAAACCCTGGCCGATGAAGTGGAGGGCGTTGCGCCGGTACGCTCCAACAGCATCAACCCGGGCGGTACGCGCACCAGCATGCGCGCGCAGGCTTATCCGGGGGAAAATCCGCTGAACAACCCGACACCGGAAGAGATCATGCCGGTGTATCTGTACCTGATGGGCCCGGACAGCGCGGGCGTCAATGGCCAGGCGTTCAACGCCCAATAA
- the mupP gene encoding N-acetylmuramic acid 6-phosphate phosphatase MupP, which produces MAIRAVLFDMDGTLLDTAPDFIAICQAMRADRGLPPINDKHIRDEISGGAKAMVAVTFSMDPESPGFEELRQEFLERYLVGCAVHSKLFDGMGELLADIEKANLIWGVVTNKPVRFAEPIMQRLGLAERSALLICPDHVKNSKPDPEPLILACKMLDLDPSTVLFIGDDLRDIESGRDAGTKTAAVTYGYIHPDDNPRHWGADVVVDHPLELRKVLDSALCSC; this is translated from the coding sequence ATGGCCATCAGAGCGGTACTTTTCGACATGGACGGCACCCTGCTCGACACCGCGCCGGACTTCATCGCCATCTGCCAGGCGATGCGCGCCGATCGCGGTCTGCCGCCGATCAACGACAAGCACATCCGCGACGAGATTTCCGGCGGGGCCAAGGCCATGGTCGCGGTGACGTTCTCGATGGATCCGGAATCGCCCGGCTTCGAAGAACTGCGCCAGGAGTTTCTCGAGCGCTATCTGGTCGGTTGCGCAGTGCACAGTAAACTGTTCGACGGCATGGGCGAACTGCTCGCCGATATCGAAAAGGCCAACCTGATCTGGGGCGTGGTCACCAACAAACCGGTGCGCTTCGCCGAGCCGATCATGCAGCGCCTGGGGCTGGCCGAGCGTTCGGCGCTGCTGATCTGCCCGGATCATGTGAAGAACAGCAAGCCGGATCCGGAGCCGCTGATCCTAGCCTGCAAGATGCTTGATCTGGATCCGTCGACGGTCCTCTTTATCGGCGATGATCTGCGCGATATCGAATCGGGCCGCGATGCCGGCACCAAAACCGCTGCGGTGACTTACGGCTACATCCACCCGGACGACAATCCACGGCACTGGGGCGCGGACGTGGTGGTGGATCACCCGCTGGAGTTGCGCAAGGTGCTCGACAGCGCGCTGTGCAGCTGCTGA
- the ubiG gene encoding bifunctional 2-polyprenyl-6-hydroxyphenol methylase/3-demethylubiquinol 3-O-methyltransferase UbiG, translated as MSNVDHAEIAKFEALAHRWWDRESEFKPLHDINPLRVNWIDERVNLAGKKVLDVGCGGGILSEAMAQRGATVMGIDMGEAPLAVAQLHQLESGVSVEYRQITAEALADEMPEQFDVVTCLEMLEHVPDPSSVIRACFRMVKPGGQVFFSTINRNPKAYLFAIIGAEYIMKLLPRGTHDFKKFIRPSELGAWSRMAGLTVKDIIGLTYNPLTKHYKLANDVDVNYMIQTLREE; from the coding sequence ATGAGCAACGTCGACCACGCCGAAATCGCCAAATTCGAGGCCCTGGCCCATCGCTGGTGGGACCGCGAAAGCGAATTCAAGCCGCTGCACGACATCAACCCACTGCGGGTCAACTGGATCGACGAGCGAGTCAATCTGGCCGGCAAGAAAGTCCTCGACGTCGGTTGCGGCGGCGGCATCCTCAGCGAAGCCATGGCCCAGCGCGGCGCCACGGTGATGGGCATCGACATGGGCGAAGCGCCGCTGGCGGTCGCACAACTGCATCAGCTGGAGTCCGGGGTCAGCGTCGAATACCGGCAGATCACCGCCGAAGCCCTCGCCGACGAAATGCCCGAGCAGTTCGACGTGGTCACCTGCCTGGAGATGCTCGAGCACGTGCCGGATCCATCCTCGGTAATCCGTGCCTGCTTCCGCATGGTCAAGCCGGGCGGCCAGGTGTTCTTCTCGACCATCAACCGCAATCCGAAGGCGTACCTGTTCGCGATCATCGGCGCCGAATACATCATGAAGCTGTTGCCGCGCGGCACCCACGACTTCAAGAAATTCATCCGCCCGTCCGAGCTCGGCGCGTGGAGCCGCATGGCTGGCCTGACCGTCAAGGACATCATCGGCCTGACCTACAACCCGCTGACCAAGCACTACAAGCTGGCCAACGACGTTGACGTCAACTACATGATCCAGACCCTGCGCGAGGAATAA
- a CDS encoding TRZ/ATZ family hydrolase — MPKPAIALDLLLLPTWLVPVEPAGVVLKEHGLGIRDGCIVFIGPRAEALKCNATEIRELPDVLLAPGLINAHGHAAMTLFRGLADDLPLMTWLENHIWPAEGKWVDEDFVRDGTDLAIAEQIKGGITCFSDMYFFPKVASERVHNSGIRAQIAIPILDFPIPGASSADEAIRQGVELFGDLKHHERIKITFGPHAPYTVGDENLEKIRVIAEELDASIHMHVHETAFEVQQAVEQTGERPLARLGRLGLLGPRFQAVHMTQISDEDLALLVESNSSVIHCPESNLKLASGFCPVERLWQAGVNVAVGTDGAASNNDLDLLGETRTAALLAKAVAGSATALDAHRALRMATLNGARALGIEAQVGSLEIGKAADIVAFDLSGLAQQPVYDPVSQLIYATGRDCVKHLWVAGKQLLDDRRLTRMDEQQLGATARHWGQRISGHTES; from the coding sequence ATGCCGAAACCTGCCATTGCGCTCGACCTGTTATTGCTGCCGACCTGGCTGGTCCCCGTCGAACCTGCAGGCGTGGTGCTCAAGGAGCACGGCCTGGGCATCCGTGACGGTTGCATCGTGTTTATCGGCCCGCGCGCCGAAGCGTTGAAGTGTAACGCGACAGAAATCCGCGAACTGCCGGATGTTCTGTTGGCGCCGGGACTGATCAATGCCCACGGCCACGCGGCGATGACGCTGTTCCGTGGCCTGGCTGACGATCTGCCGCTGATGACCTGGCTGGAAAACCACATCTGGCCGGCCGAAGGCAAATGGGTCGATGAGGATTTCGTCCGCGACGGCACCGATCTGGCCATCGCCGAGCAGATCAAGGGCGGCATCACCTGCTTCTCTGACATGTACTTTTTCCCGAAAGTCGCCAGCGAGCGCGTACACAACAGCGGCATCCGTGCGCAGATCGCCATTCCGATCCTCGATTTCCCGATCCCCGGCGCCAGCAGTGCCGACGAAGCCATTCGTCAGGGCGTCGAATTGTTCGGCGATCTCAAGCATCACGAACGCATCAAGATTACTTTCGGCCCTCACGCACCCTACACCGTCGGTGATGAGAACCTGGAGAAAATCAGGGTGATCGCCGAGGAGCTGGACGCTTCGATCCATATGCATGTGCATGAAACCGCATTCGAAGTGCAGCAGGCCGTCGAGCAGACCGGCGAACGGCCACTGGCGCGCCTTGGCCGCCTTGGCCTGCTCGGCCCGCGCTTCCAGGCGGTGCACATGACCCAGATCAGCGATGAAGACCTCGCGCTGCTGGTAGAAAGCAACAGCAGCGTGATCCACTGCCCGGAATCCAACCTCAAACTGGCCAGCGGCTTCTGCCCGGTCGAACGTTTGTGGCAGGCTGGGGTGAACGTTGCCGTCGGCACCGATGGCGCGGCGAGCAACAATGATCTCGACCTGCTCGGCGAAACCCGCACCGCTGCCCTGCTGGCCAAAGCCGTGGCAGGCTCTGCCACGGCGCTGGACGCCCATCGCGCCTTGCGCATGGCCACTCTCAATGGCGCCCGCGCGCTGGGGATCGAGGCGCAGGTCGGCTCGCTGGAGATCGGCAAAGCCGCAGACATCGTCGCTTTCGACCTGTCCGGTCTGGCGCAGCAACCAGTGTATGACCCAGTGTCGCAGCTGATTTATGCCACCGGGCGTGATTGCGTGAAACACCTGTGGGTTGCCGGCAAGCAACTGCTCGACGACCGGCGCCTGACCCGCATGGACGAACAACAGCTGGGCGCGACCGCCCGCCACTGGGGCCAGCGCATCAGCGGCCACACCGAATCGTAA
- the mtnA gene encoding S-methyl-5-thioribose-1-phosphate isomerase, whose protein sequence is MRDRLLAAEKVKAIDWRDGALHLLDQRILPFEETWIAYTSAAGVAEAIRSMVVRGAPAIGISAAYGIVLAARARIAEGGDWYAALEEDFALLADSRPTAVNLFWALGRMHDRLDRLKSNADPLAALEAEAIAIHESDREANLTMAQLGVDLIRKHQGNAQAILTHCNTGALATGGFGTALGVIRAAYIEGMVERVYADETRPWLQGSRLTAWELANEGIPVTLNADSAAAHIMKTKGVTWVIVGADRITANGDVANKIGTYQLAVNAMHHGVRFMVVAPSSTIDMNLASGDDIPIEERDGAELLEVGGKRVGADVEAFNPVFDVTPADLIDAIVTEKGIVERPDTAKMAQLMCRKRLH, encoded by the coding sequence ATGCGCGATCGACTGTTGGCTGCGGAGAAAGTGAAGGCCATCGATTGGCGTGATGGCGCGCTGCACCTGCTGGATCAGCGTATTTTGCCGTTCGAGGAAACCTGGATCGCCTACACCAGCGCCGCCGGCGTGGCCGAGGCGATTCGCTCGATGGTCGTGCGGGGCGCGCCGGCCATCGGCATCAGTGCGGCTTATGGCATCGTCCTCGCGGCGCGGGCGCGGATTGCCGAGGGCGGCGACTGGTACGCGGCGCTGGAAGAGGATTTCGCTCTGCTGGCCGATTCGCGTCCGACCGCGGTCAATCTGTTCTGGGCGCTGGGGCGCATGCATGATCGCCTGGATCGGCTGAAAAGCAACGCCGATCCGCTGGCGGCTCTGGAAGCCGAAGCTATCGCCATTCATGAAAGCGACCGCGAGGCCAACCTGACCATGGCGCAGCTTGGTGTCGATCTGATCCGCAAGCATCAGGGCAACGCTCAAGCCATCCTGACCCACTGTAATACCGGCGCGCTGGCCACCGGCGGGTTCGGTACTGCGCTGGGGGTGATCCGCGCTGCTTATATAGAAGGCATGGTCGAGCGCGTTTACGCCGACGAAACCCGGCCATGGTTGCAGGGCTCGCGGCTGACCGCGTGGGAGCTGGCCAACGAAGGCATCCCGGTGACCCTGAATGCCGACTCCGCCGCCGCGCACATCATGAAAACCAAAGGCGTGACCTGGGTGATCGTCGGCGCTGACCGCATCACCGCCAATGGCGACGTGGCGAACAAGATCGGCACCTATCAACTGGCAGTCAACGCCATGCACCACGGCGTGCGCTTCATGGTCGTGGCGCCGAGTTCGACCATTGACATGAATCTGGCCAGCGGCGATGACATCCCGATTGAAGAGCGTGATGGCGCCGAACTGCTGGAAGTCGGCGGTAAACGCGTCGGTGCCGATGTTGAAGCGTTCAACCCGGTGTTTGATGTCACCCCGGCGGATCTGATCGACGCGATCGTCACCGAGAAAGGCATCGTCGAACGCCCGGACACCGCGAAAATGGCCCAGCTGATGTGTCGCAAGCGCCTGCATTGA
- the gyrA gene encoding DNA gyrase subunit A produces MGELAKEILPVNIEDELKQSYLDYAMSVIVGRALPDARDGLKPVHRRVLFAMSELGNDYNKPYKKSARVVGDVIGKYHPHGDTAVYDTIVRMAQPFSLRYLLVDGQGNFGSVDGDNAAAMRYTEVRMTKLAHELLADLHKETVDWVPNYDGTELIPAVMPTRVPNLLVNGSSGIAVGMATNIPPHNLGEVIDGCLALIDNPELTVDELMQYIPGPDFPTAAIINGRAGIIEAYRTGRGRIYMRARSIIEDIDKVGGRQQIVITELPYQLNKARLIEKIAELVKEKKLEGITELRDESDKDGMRVVIELRRGEVPEVILNNLYAQTQLQSVFGINIVALIDGRPRILNLKDLLEAFVRHRREVVTRRTVFELRKARERGHILEGQAVALSNIDPVIALIKASPTPSEAKEALISTPWESSAVVAMVERAGADSCRPENLDPQYGLREGKYFLSPEQAQAILELRLHRLTGLEHEKLLAEYQEILNQIGELIRILNSAVRLMEVIREELEVIRAEYGDVRRTEILDARLDLTLGDMIPEEERVVTISHGGYAKTQPLAAYQAQRRGGKGKSATGVKDEDYIAHLLVANSHTTLLLFSSKGKVYWLKTYEIPEASRAARGRPLVNLLPLDDGEYITTMLPVEEYTEGHYIFMATANGTVKKTPLESFSRQRSVGLIALELDEGDVLISAAITDGEREVMLFSDGGKVTRFKESDVRAMGRTARGVRGMRLPEGQKLISMLIPEEGSQILTASERGYGKRTAITEFPEYKRGGQGVIAMVSNERNGRLVGAVQVLDGEEIMLISDQGTLVRTRVGEVSSLGRNTQGVTLIKLAKDETLVGLERVQEPSEIEGEELEGEEGEEIAGSVGIDEAGEDQQLDAAADEEPQE; encoded by the coding sequence ATGGGCGAACTGGCCAAAGAAATCCTCCCGGTCAATATCGAAGACGAGCTGAAACAGTCCTACCTCGACTACGCAATGAGCGTGATCGTCGGCCGTGCACTGCCGGATGCGCGCGATGGCCTCAAGCCCGTGCACCGTCGCGTACTGTTCGCGATGAGCGAGCTGGGCAACGACTACAACAAGCCGTACAAGAAATCTGCCCGTGTCGTCGGCGACGTGATCGGTAAGTATCACCCGCACGGTGACACTGCCGTGTACGACACCATCGTTCGCATGGCCCAGCCTTTCTCCCTGCGCTACCTGCTGGTCGACGGCCAGGGCAACTTCGGTTCGGTCGACGGCGACAACGCTGCGGCCATGCGATACACCGAAGTGCGCATGACCAAGCTGGCGCACGAGCTGCTGGCTGACCTGCACAAGGAAACCGTGGACTGGGTGCCGAACTACGACGGCACCGAACTGATCCCGGCAGTCATGCCGACCCGCGTGCCGAACCTGCTGGTCAACGGTTCCAGCGGTATCGCCGTGGGCATGGCGACCAACATTCCGCCGCACAACCTCGGTGAAGTCATCGACGGTTGCCTGGCCCTCATCGACAACCCTGAGCTGACCGTCGATGAGCTGATGCAATATATTCCCGGCCCGGACTTCCCGACGGCTGCGATCATCAACGGTCGCGCCGGCATCATCGAAGCCTACCGCACCGGTCGCGGACGCATTTACATGCGTGCCCGCTCGATCATCGAAGACATCGATAAGGTGGGTGGCCGTCAGCAGATCGTCATCACCGAGCTGCCTTACCAGCTGAACAAGGCGCGTCTGATCGAGAAGATCGCCGAGCTGGTCAAAGAGAAGAAGCTCGAAGGCATCACCGAGCTGCGCGACGAGTCCGACAAGGACGGTATGCGCGTCGTGATCGAGCTGCGTCGCGGCGAAGTGCCTGAGGTGATCCTCAACAACCTCTACGCCCAGACCCAGCTGCAATCGGTATTCGGCATCAACATCGTCGCGCTGATCGACGGCCGCCCACGTATCCTCAACCTCAAGGATCTGCTGGAAGCCTTCGTCCGTCACCGTCGCGAAGTGGTTACCCGTCGTACCGTGTTCGAATTGCGCAAGGCGCGCGAGCGTGGGCACATTCTCGAAGGCCAGGCCGTTGCCCTGTCGAACATCGACCCGGTGATCGCCCTGATCAAGGCTTCGCCAACGCCGTCGGAAGCCAAGGAAGCGCTGATCAGCACGCCTTGGGAATCCTCGGCTGTGGTGGCGATGGTTGAGCGTGCCGGTGCCGATTCGTGCCGTCCGGAAAACCTCGATCCGCAATATGGCCTGCGTGAAGGCAAGTACTTCCTCTCGCCAGAACAGGCCCAAGCGATTCTCGAACTGCGTCTGCACCGTCTGACCGGTCTGGAGCACGAGAAGCTGCTGGCCGAGTACCAGGAGATCCTCAACCAGATCGGCGAGCTGATCCGCATCCTCAACAGCGCTGTGCGCCTGATGGAAGTGATCCGCGAAGAACTGGAAGTGATCCGCGCCGAATACGGCGATGTGCGCCGCACCGAAATTCTCGATGCCCGTCTCGACCTGACCCTGGGTGACATGATCCCGGAAGAAGAGCGCGTCGTGACCATCTCCCACGGTGGCTACGCCAAGACCCAGCCGCTGGCTGCGTACCAGGCTCAGCGTCGTGGCGGCAAAGGCAAGTCGGCCACTGGCGTCAAGGACGAGGACTACATCGCTCACCTGCTGGTCGCCAACAGCCACACCACGCTGCTGCTGTTCTCCAGCAAGGGCAAGGTGTACTGGCTCAAGACCTACGAAATTCCGGAAGCATCCCGCGCGGCCCGTGGTCGTCCGCTGGTCAACCTGTTGCCGCTGGATGATGGTGAATACATCACCACCATGCTGCCGGTCGAGGAATACACCGAAGGTCACTACATCTTCATGGCCACCGCCAACGGCACCGTGAAGAAGACCCCGCTGGAGTCCTTCAGCCGTCAGCGCAGCGTCGGTCTGATCGCGCTGGAACTGGACGAAGGCGACGTGCTGATCTCTGCGGCCATCACCGATGGCGAGCGCGAAGTGATGCTGTTCTCCGATGGCGGCAAGGTCACCCGCTTCAAAGAGTCCGACGTGCGTGCCATGGGTCGTACCGCTCGCGGCGTGCGCGGCATGCGTCTGCCGGAAGGGCAGAAGCTGATTTCCATGCTGATCCCGGAAGAAGGCAGCCAGATCCTCACCGCTTCCGAGCGTGGTTATGGCAAGCGCACCGCGATCACCGAGTTCCCTGAGTACAAGCGTGGCGGTCAGGGCGTGATCGCCATGGTCAGCAACGAGCGTAACGGCCGTCTGGTCGGCGCGGTACAGGTACTCGACGGCGAAGAAATCATGCTGATCTCCGATCAGGGCACCCTGGTGCGTACCCGTGTCGGCGAAGTGTCGAGCCTGGGTCGTAACACTCAGGGCGTGACGCTGATCAAGCTGGCCAAGGATGAAACCCTGGTCGGCCTGGAGCGGGTTCAGGAGCCATCGGAAATCGAAGGCGAAGAGCTCGAAGGTGAAGAGGGCGAGGAAATCGCAGGCAGCGTCGGTATCGACGAAGCAGGTGAAGACCAGCAACTCGACGCCGCAGCAGACGAAGAACCGCAGGAATAA
- the serC gene encoding 3-phosphoserine/phosphohydroxythreonine transaminase, which yields MSKRAYNFCAGPAALPEAVLQRAQGELLDWHGKGLSVMEMSHRSDEFVSIATQAEQDLRDLLNIPSNYKVLFLQGGASQQFAQIPLNLLPEGGSADYIDTGIWSQKAIEEASRYGHVNVAATAKPYDYFAIPGQNEWNLSKDAAYVHYAPNETIGGLEFQWIPQTGDVPLVADMSSDILSRPVDISRFGMIYAGAQKNIGPSGIVVNIIREDLLGKARSLCPTMLNYKVAADNGSMYNTPPTLAWYLSGLVFQWLKEQGGVEAIAKLNDVKQRTLYGFIDASGLYSNPINKSDRSWMNVPFRLADDRLDKPFLAGADERGLLNLKGHRSVGGMRASIYNAVDITAVNALVAYMAEFEKEHG from the coding sequence GTGAGCAAGCGAGCCTATAACTTCTGCGCCGGTCCGGCGGCGCTGCCTGAAGCTGTCCTGCAGCGCGCCCAGGGTGAACTCCTTGATTGGCACGGCAAGGGTCTGTCGGTCATGGAAATGAGCCATCGCAGCGATGAGTTCGTGTCCATCGCCACCCAGGCCGAGCAGGATCTGCGTGACCTGCTGAATATCCCGTCGAACTACAAAGTGCTGTTTTTGCAGGGCGGCGCGAGCCAGCAGTTCGCGCAAATCCCGCTGAACCTGTTGCCTGAAGGCGGCTCGGCCGACTACATCGACACCGGTATCTGGTCGCAGAAAGCTATCGAAGAAGCCTCGCGCTACGGCCACGTCAACGTTGCTGCCACTGCCAAGCCTTACGACTATTTCGCCATTCCCGGCCAGAACGAGTGGAATCTGTCGAAAGACGCCGCTTACGTTCACTACGCGCCGAACGAAACCATCGGCGGTCTGGAATTTCAGTGGATCCCGCAAACCGGTGACGTACCGCTGGTGGCGGACATGTCTTCGGACATCCTCTCGCGCCCGGTCGATATTTCGCGTTTCGGCATGATCTACGCCGGCGCGCAGAAGAACATCGGCCCGAGCGGCATCGTCGTCAACATCATCCGCGAAGACCTGTTGGGCAAGGCCCGCTCGCTCTGCCCGACCATGCTTAATTACAAGGTCGCAGCTGATAACGGTTCGATGTACAACACCCCGCCGACGCTGGCCTGGTACCTGTCCGGTCTGGTGTTCCAATGGCTGAAAGAGCAGGGCGGCGTTGAAGCGATCGCCAAACTCAACGACGTCAAGCAGCGCACGCTGTACGGCTTCATCGATGCCAGCGGCCTCTACAGCAACCCGATCAACAAGTCGGATCGCTCGTGGATGAACGTGCCGTTCCGTCTCGCTGACGATCGTCTGGACAAGCCGTTCCTCGCCGGTGCCGACGAGCGCGGTCTGCTCAACCTCAAGGGTCACCGTTCGGTGGGCGGTATGCGCGCCTCCATCTACAACGCCGTCGACATCACTGCGGTCAACGCGCTGGTGGCGTACATGGCGGAATTCGAGAAGGAACACGGCTGA